One stretch of Chthoniobacterales bacterium DNA includes these proteins:
- a CDS encoding GFA family protein, translated as MRHGLMSGEIRGSCLCGGVRFEVDQPFLRASHCHCDRCRKHSGTAVCTQARVLKEGFKLLQGGELIRVYGKGEGAVKAFCETCGSSLFGGDWPDGDQVSIRMGAFDDDPGIRPQFHTYVDSRAPWDEITDDLPQHREAWSGA; from the coding sequence TTGAGACACGGCTTGATGAGCGGGGAAATTCGAGGCAGCTGTCTCTGCGGGGGAGTGCGCTTCGAAGTGGATCAGCCCTTTCTGCGAGCCAGCCATTGCCATTGCGATCGTTGCCGAAAACATTCCGGGACGGCCGTCTGCACGCAGGCGCGCGTCCTGAAGGAAGGATTCAAGCTGCTCCAGGGTGGAGAGCTAATCCGGGTTTATGGCAAAGGGGAGGGAGCCGTGAAGGCGTTTTGCGAGACCTGCGGTTCGAGCCTTTTCGGCGGCGACTGGCCGGACGGCGATCAGGTTTCCATTCGGATGGGCGCGTTTGACGATGACCCGGGCATCCGGCCGCAATTTCATACTTACGTGGATTCACGGGCGCCCTGGGACGAAATCACGGACGATCTTCCGCAACATCGCGAAGCATGGAGCGGCGCTTGA
- a CDS encoding inner membrane CreD family protein: MTFPRLLAIGCIIVSTAIGWFILGTSVVVRSGGSVDKCSPAVTGGWGPIMIQPHPVTYYNSPGSADGRHLVQPSQSDVSVDLRYEPKKKGLLWYRTYLVDFRGEYSVQNPTQITQTIYVRFEFPAAEASYSDFSFTIDGKPAAGNNKTAEGITDAVTLAPGASAKFVVAYKSRGTERWGYTFGNSSRIQNFRLGMTTDFAEFDFPAGTGSATERTRTSQGWHFVWSYPDVINAQSIAMGMPSVANPGPVASRMSFFAPVSLLFFFAVLVLMGMVWRISLHPMNYFFLAAGCFAFQLLFAYLVDLVPLALAFGVSALVSLVLVNGYLFAAAGRRYAQLGAIAQFAYMILFSYSFFFEGLTGLTITIGAIVTLALLMAATAKVNWAGKFGAKSSPAVFPPPIPTA; this comes from the coding sequence ATGACATTCCCAAGACTTCTTGCCATCGGCTGTATCATTGTCAGCACCGCGATCGGCTGGTTCATCCTCGGCACCAGCGTTGTCGTGCGCTCGGGTGGTTCGGTGGACAAGTGCAGCCCGGCTGTGACCGGCGGGTGGGGGCCCATCATGATCCAGCCGCATCCCGTGACGTATTATAACTCGCCGGGAAGCGCGGACGGCCGTCATCTGGTTCAGCCTTCGCAAAGCGATGTCTCGGTTGATTTGCGCTACGAACCGAAGAAAAAGGGGTTGCTTTGGTACCGCACCTACCTCGTCGATTTTCGCGGCGAATACAGTGTCCAGAATCCCACTCAGATCACGCAAACGATCTATGTCCGCTTCGAGTTTCCCGCCGCGGAGGCAAGCTACAGCGACTTCTCTTTCACCATCGATGGCAAACCGGCCGCGGGAAATAATAAGACCGCGGAAGGCATTACCGACGCGGTGACGCTGGCGCCCGGGGCAAGCGCGAAGTTCGTGGTCGCCTACAAGTCCCGGGGGACCGAGCGCTGGGGCTACACCTTTGGCAACAGTTCGCGAATCCAAAATTTCCGCCTCGGCATGACGACGGACTTTGCCGAGTTCGATTTTCCCGCCGGGACCGGATCGGCCACCGAGCGGACGCGGACCTCCCAAGGCTGGCATTTCGTCTGGTCGTATCCCGACGTGATCAATGCCCAGTCGATCGCGATGGGGATGCCGTCAGTGGCGAACCCGGGTCCGGTCGCGTCGCGAATGTCATTTTTCGCGCCAGTGTCGCTCCTCTTCTTTTTCGCGGTGCTGGTTCTGATGGGAATGGTCTGGCGGATCAGCCTCCACCCGATGAACTATTTCTTTCTCGCGGCCGGCTGCTTCGCCTTCCAGTTGCTCTTCGCCTATCTCGTGGACCTGGTTCCGCTGGCCCTGGCTTTCGGAGTTTCCGCTCTGGTGTCGCTTGTCCTGGTGAACGGCTACCTTTTCGCCGCCGCTGGACGCCGCTACGCGCAGCTTGGCGCGATCGCGCAATTCGCCTACATGATCCTGTTCAGCTACAGCTTCTTTTTCGAAGGACTAACCGGCTTGACGATCACCATCGGCGCAATCGTGACCCTGGCGCTCCTGATGGCCGCAACGGCGAAAGTAAATTGGGCTGGCAAATTCGGTGCAAAGTCGAGCCCAGCGGTGTTCCCGCCGCCTATCCCGACCGCATGA
- the fahA gene encoding fumarylacetoacetase codes for MAAPFKSFIEVAPDSHFPIQNIPFGVFKPGQEPARVGVAIGDLVLDLSVLEEAGHFDLPEFQKRRVFSESALNAFLALGQPAWRKAREVIQQLLAAETATVRDDAGLRARAFHAQTDITMLLPARIGDYTDFYSSYHHAHNVGTMLRGPENALMPNWKWLPVAYHGRASSIVVSGAEVRRPYGQTKPPNAETPVFGPSRSFDYELETAFFIGPGNPLGAPIPIERATEHIFGLVLMNDWSARDVQAWEYQPLGPFLAKNFCTSISPWVVTLDALEAFRKSLPAQDPEPLPYLRAPNDYTYDIQLEARIQTASMGDPHVITRTNFQNLYWSIAQQLAHHTVNGCNLQPGDLLASGTISGPTEDSRGCMLELTWRGANPLALPNGETRKWLEDGDRLTITGWAQGDGYRIGFGEVTGRVLPAS; via the coding sequence ATGGCTGCTCCCTTCAAATCATTCATCGAAGTCGCACCGGATTCGCATTTTCCGATCCAGAATATTCCGTTTGGAGTTTTCAAACCGGGGCAGGAACCGGCGCGGGTTGGGGTGGCGATCGGCGATTTGGTTCTCGATCTTTCCGTTCTCGAGGAAGCCGGGCATTTCGATTTACCCGAATTTCAGAAACGCCGGGTGTTTTCCGAGAGCGCGTTGAACGCATTTCTCGCGCTCGGCCAGCCGGCGTGGCGCAAGGCGCGCGAAGTGATCCAGCAATTGCTCGCCGCGGAGACCGCGACTGTTCGGGATGACGCAGGGTTACGCGCTCGGGCTTTCCACGCGCAAACCGATATCACGATGCTATTGCCGGCCCGGATCGGCGATTACACCGATTTTTATTCGTCGTATCACCACGCCCATAATGTCGGGACCATGTTGCGCGGTCCGGAGAACGCGCTGATGCCAAACTGGAAATGGCTTCCGGTGGCCTACCACGGCCGGGCCAGCTCCATCGTCGTGAGTGGCGCGGAGGTGCGTCGGCCTTACGGGCAAACAAAGCCGCCCAACGCCGAGACGCCGGTTTTTGGACCGAGCCGGAGTTTCGATTACGAACTCGAAACGGCGTTTTTCATTGGCCCCGGCAATCCACTCGGCGCGCCGATCCCGATCGAGCGCGCGACGGAGCATATTTTTGGCCTTGTCCTGATGAACGATTGGAGCGCGCGTGATGTCCAGGCGTGGGAATACCAGCCGCTGGGACCTTTCCTGGCCAAGAATTTCTGCACCAGCATTTCGCCCTGGGTTGTTACCCTGGATGCCTTGGAAGCGTTTCGGAAATCGCTGCCTGCCCAGGACCCGGAGCCGCTCCCGTATTTGCGGGCGCCGAATGATTACACCTATGACATTCAGCTCGAGGCGCGGATCCAGACCGCGTCGATGGGGGATCCGCATGTCATCACGCGGACGAATTTTCAAAACCTTTACTGGAGCATTGCGCAACAGCTCGCCCATCACACGGTTAATGGCTGCAATCTTCAGCCGGGCGACTTGCTGGCGAGCGGAACAATCAGTGGGCCGACGGAAGATTCGCGTGGCTGCATGCTGGAGTTGACCTGGCGGGGAGCAAATCCTCTGGCGTTACCCAATGGCGAAACCAGAAAGTGGCTGGAAGATGGGGACAGGCTGACCATCACAGGCTGGGCGCAGGGCGACGGGTATCGGATTGGCTTCGGCGAAGTGACGGGACGCGTCCTACCCGCCTCATAA
- a CDS encoding response regulator codes for MSGSMNVLVVEDDPRISDVLEYALKAEGHEVRTAQRGREAIEIAKRSSPALIVLDVGLPDIDGFEVCRTVRKYSDVPIIFLTSRSDEIDRVVGLEIGGDDYVVKPFSPRELLARIKAIRRRHERAASPAAETKSESEWRYGPITIDLEKFRVRSGGREIVLTAQEFKLLELLVKHPGRVFTREQVLNRAWGDGGLVADRTIDVHVKSLRKKFGKFEFIETVRGIGYRAREL; via the coding sequence GTGTCGGGCTCCATGAATGTTCTTGTCGTGGAAGATGATCCGCGCATTTCGGATGTATTGGAATATGCGCTCAAGGCCGAGGGCCATGAAGTGCGGACGGCGCAGCGTGGGCGGGAAGCGATTGAAATAGCGAAGCGCTCGTCTCCGGCCCTCATTGTCCTCGACGTCGGGCTTCCCGATATTGACGGTTTCGAGGTTTGCCGCACCGTCCGCAAGTATTCCGACGTGCCGATTATCTTTCTTACGTCGCGCAGCGATGAGATCGATCGCGTGGTAGGCCTCGAAATCGGTGGTGACGATTATGTGGTGAAGCCGTTTAGTCCGCGTGAGCTGCTGGCGCGGATCAAAGCGATCCGGCGACGCCACGAGCGCGCCGCGTCTCCGGCGGCGGAGACGAAAAGCGAAAGCGAGTGGCGGTATGGCCCGATCACCATCGACCTGGAAAAATTTCGGGTCCGCTCCGGCGGGCGCGAAATTGTCCTGACGGCGCAGGAGTTCAAGCTCCTGGAACTGCTCGTCAAACATCCCGGCCGTGTCTTCACGCGCGAACAGGTGCTTAACCGCGCGTGGGGCGATGGAGGATTGGTGGCCGATCGCACCATCGACGTTCACGTGAAGAGTCTGCGGAAGAAGTTTGGCAAATTCGAATTCATCGAAACGGTCCGCGGAATCGGCTACCGGGCACGGGAGCTTTAG
- a CDS encoding pyridoxal-phosphate dependent enzyme: MSVDLESIRAAHERIRPFVHRTPVLTSERLDAAAGASLFFKCENFQKVGAFKARGATNAVFSLEEETARRGVATHSSGNHAAALARAAKLRGIPAHIVMPSNTLKVKVRAVEGYGARIVFCEPNQRAREEACARVIAETGAKLIHPFENEDVMAGQGTAAIELLEEVPNLDLILCPVGGGGLLSGTAVAAKSLRPSIKVIATEPSGADDAAQSFREQRLVRQEDKNTIADGLRTDLGEPNFDLIKRYVDDVVTVSEAGIVTAMRTIWETMKIVVEPSAAVSYAVIPEGMVDCRSKRVGIILTGGNVDLDALPWLKF, encoded by the coding sequence ATGTCTGTCGACCTCGAATCAATTCGGGCCGCGCACGAGCGCATTCGGCCATTCGTCCACCGAACGCCGGTGCTGACCAGCGAGCGCCTCGACGCCGCGGCCGGAGCCTCACTTTTCTTCAAGTGCGAAAACTTCCAGAAGGTGGGCGCGTTCAAGGCGCGCGGGGCGACGAACGCGGTCTTTTCGCTCGAGGAGGAAACGGCCCGGCGCGGCGTCGCTACCCATTCCTCGGGCAATCACGCGGCGGCTTTGGCCCGGGCCGCGAAGCTGCGCGGAATCCCGGCCCATATCGTGATGCCGTCCAACACCTTGAAGGTGAAGGTGCGCGCGGTCGAAGGTTACGGCGCCCGGATTGTTTTTTGCGAACCGAACCAGCGCGCTCGGGAAGAAGCTTGTGCGCGCGTCATCGCGGAAACCGGCGCGAAGTTGATTCATCCTTTCGAAAATGAAGATGTGATGGCGGGGCAGGGCACAGCCGCGATCGAGTTGCTTGAGGAGGTCCCCAACCTCGATCTCATCCTTTGTCCAGTTGGCGGCGGCGGTCTCCTTTCGGGGACAGCGGTCGCGGCCAAAAGTCTGCGGCCGAGCATCAAAGTGATCGCCACCGAACCCAGCGGCGCCGATGACGCCGCCCAGTCATTCCGGGAGCAACGTCTCGTTCGCCAGGAAGACAAGAATACGATTGCAGATGGATTACGAACCGATCTCGGCGAGCCGAATTTCGACCTGATCAAACGTTACGTGGACGACGTCGTGACGGTCAGCGAGGCAGGCATTGTCACGGCCATGCGGACGATCTGGGAGACGATGAAGATCGTAGTCGAACCCTCCGCGGCAGTTTCCTACGCCGTAATCCCTGAGGGCATGGTTGATTGCCGCTCCAAACGGGTCGGGATCATCCTCACGGGCGGCAACGTCGATCTGGACGCCCTTCCGTGGCTGAAGTTTTGA
- a CDS encoding PAS domain S-box protein, protein MSSKSRASAAPSLSEDGLFQNAFEHAAIGMALVAPDGKWLRVNRSICEITGYSEEELLQRTFQDITHPDDLDLDLANVKKMLAGKIDAYQMEKRYFHKRGAIVWVLLSVSLARDDKGKPRFFISQIQDITSRKESERQLGEASAEVVKLRKGLLKICAWTKRIEIDGRWISVDEFLSDHLHLKLTHGMSVEGQRIFQKE, encoded by the coding sequence ATGTCTTCAAAGTCGCGTGCCTCTGCTGCGCCCTCGCTGTCCGAAGATGGCCTTTTCCAGAACGCCTTCGAGCACGCGGCCATCGGCATGGCACTGGTAGCGCCGGATGGAAAATGGCTCCGAGTGAACCGTTCCATCTGTGAGATCACGGGATACTCCGAGGAGGAATTGCTCCAGCGCACTTTCCAGGACATCACTCACCCGGACGATCTCGATCTCGATCTGGCCAATGTGAAAAAGATGCTGGCGGGAAAGATCGACGCCTACCAGATGGAAAAACGGTACTTCCACAAAAGAGGCGCAATTGTCTGGGTGCTCTTGAGCGTGTCGCTGGCGCGGGATGACAAAGGCAAGCCCCGTTTTTTCATCAGTCAGATTCAAGACATCACCAGTCGCAAGGAGAGCGAACGCCAGCTCGGCGAGGCCTCGGCCGAGGTAGTAAAACTGCGAAAAGGCCTGCTCAAGATTTGCGCCTGGACAAAGCGGATTGAAATCGACGGCCGGTGGATCTCAGTCGACGAATTTCTCAGCGATCATCTCCACCTCAAACTCACCCACGGCATGTCCGTGGAAGGACAACGGATCTTCCAGAAAGAATAA
- a CDS encoding MFS transporter, whose protein sequence is MKKFVAGTLKKFVDVRPGEVRALWLAFLFNFVVLGGYYVIRPIRDEIGASSGIENLPWMFTAVLITMLVANALFAAIVARMSRRRFIPIAYRFFIANLVIFYLLMRALPSAQQPLLARCFFVWVSVFNLFATTVFWAFMTDLFTAEQGKRLFGFIAVGGSLGGILGPIITASLVHRVTTGVFLLICAVMLEIAAQAVRFFPSNPAGQEQPQSQSSEKPMGGTVWEGLVHICRSPYLMGLLVFILLYTSTSTWAYFQQADLTKFQIQDSATRTAFFAKLDLAVNTLTVLIQIFLTGRLLKWLGVGPTLVLMPALSLIGFAAIGFTPILVVLAVFQIVRRAATFALTRPAREVLFTVLRREDKYKAKSFIDTFAYRAGDQIGAWSYRGLHDRGFDISATSFIAVPFVALWCGLSIWLGRKQATMARLQASAS, encoded by the coding sequence ATGAAAAAATTCGTCGCAGGCACTCTAAAGAAATTCGTCGATGTTCGGCCAGGCGAGGTCCGTGCCCTCTGGCTTGCCTTTCTTTTCAATTTCGTTGTCCTGGGCGGCTACTATGTCATCCGCCCAATTCGAGATGAAATTGGCGCGAGCAGCGGCATCGAGAATCTACCCTGGATGTTTACCGCGGTGCTTATCACCATGCTGGTGGCCAACGCTCTTTTCGCCGCCATCGTCGCGCGCATGTCCCGTCGGCGCTTCATCCCGATCGCCTATCGTTTCTTCATCGCGAATCTCGTTATTTTCTACCTGCTGATGCGCGCTCTTCCCTCGGCGCAGCAACCACTGCTCGCGCGTTGCTTCTTTGTCTGGGTCAGTGTGTTCAATCTTTTCGCCACCACTGTTTTCTGGGCTTTCATGACCGATCTCTTCACGGCCGAGCAGGGAAAGCGGCTCTTTGGTTTTATTGCGGTCGGCGGATCGCTGGGTGGAATTCTCGGCCCCATCATCACCGCATCTCTGGTCCATCGCGTTACCACCGGAGTATTTCTCCTTATTTGTGCGGTCATGCTTGAGATCGCGGCCCAGGCGGTGCGCTTTTTTCCGTCGAATCCCGCCGGCCAGGAGCAGCCGCAGTCGCAGAGTTCCGAGAAACCGATGGGAGGAACTGTCTGGGAGGGCCTCGTCCATATCTGCCGGTCGCCTTACCTGATGGGACTGCTTGTCTTCATCCTCCTCTATACCTCCACCTCAACCTGGGCCTATTTTCAGCAGGCCGATCTGACTAAGTTTCAAATTCAGGACAGCGCCACCCGCACCGCTTTCTTCGCCAAGCTCGATCTCGCGGTCAACACGCTCACCGTTCTGATCCAGATTTTTCTCACCGGGCGGTTGCTGAAATGGCTTGGGGTGGGGCCAACCCTTGTCCTGATGCCGGCGCTGAGCCTGATCGGTTTTGCCGCTATTGGTTTCACGCCTATTCTAGTTGTGCTCGCCGTTTTTCAGATCGTGCGCCGGGCCGCCACTTTTGCCCTGACGCGACCGGCACGGGAAGTCCTTTTCACCGTCCTGCGGCGCGAGGACAAGTACAAGGCGAAGAGTTTTATCGATACGTTTGCCTACCGGGCCGGAGATCAAATCGGCGCATGGTCGTATCGCGGTCTGCATGATCGCGGCTTCGACATTAGCGCCACGAGCTTCATCGCGGTCCCTTTCGTTGCCCTTTGGTGCGGGCTCAGCATCTGGCTTGGCCGAAAACAGGCCACCATGGCCCGTCTTCAGGCATCTGCCAGCTGA
- a CDS encoding thioredoxin family protein, which translates to MSYRNLLLVALVFFATSVVAPAADWQTDFAKALEKAKAENKPVLLDFTGSDWCGPCIELNNQAFSRPEFLTYADKHLILVEVDFPKRKKQTVEVMKQNERLYKEFGIEEKGYPTIVLLDPAGKVVAESSGYSGENAADVIAWVEAKTKK; encoded by the coding sequence ATGTCGTACCGCAATCTTCTTCTCGTCGCCCTGGTCTTTTTCGCGACCTCTGTTGTGGCCCCGGCTGCTGACTGGCAGACGGATTTTGCCAAGGCCCTTGAGAAAGCGAAGGCAGAAAACAAACCCGTTTTGCTGGACTTCACCGGGTCCGACTGGTGCGGCCCCTGTATCGAATTAAACAACCAGGCGTTCTCCCGGCCGGAATTTCTCACTTACGCCGATAAACACCTTATCTTGGTCGAGGTCGATTTCCCGAAAAGAAAGAAGCAAACCGTCGAAGTGATGAAGCAAAACGAGCGCCTCTACAAGGAATTTGGGATCGAAGAGAAGGGGTACCCAACCATTGTTCTGCTGGATCCGGCCGGCAAAGTCGTCGCTGAGTCTTCCGGCTATTCGGGCGAAAATGCCGCGGACGTCATTGCCTGGGTCGAGGCGAAGACAAAAAAATGA
- a CDS encoding NAD-dependent epimerase/dehydratase family protein produces MTSTTRRNFIKVSAAAGGALTLGFPGPARGEEKPKPMRILILGGTGFTGPFQVRYALERGHKVTVFNRGKTHPGELPDGVEQLIGDRNGQLDALKDRKWDVVIDNPTSVPVWVRDAAQVLKGNVERYVFISTISVYGDTTKAGIEENAPLAKYTGADAMKESRESIIASKFALYGPLKALSEQEAEKWFPKQTLIVRPGLIVGPRDETDRFTYWPVRIDRGGEVMAPGDPSDPVQFIDGRDLAEWVIRMVEKRETGIYNATGPDKTLGVGAMLEGIKSANKSSANFTWVNTDFLEAEKVAPWSDMPVWVPPRGEEAGMGRISIKAALGKGLTFRPLAETARDTLAWFKSQPAERQAKLKAGLSPEREKEVLAAWHKRPS; encoded by the coding sequence ATGACATCCACCACTCGAAGAAATTTCATCAAGGTCTCGGCCGCGGCCGGCGGCGCTCTCACTCTCGGATTTCCTGGCCCGGCGCGGGGAGAAGAAAAGCCCAAGCCGATGCGCATTCTTATCCTTGGAGGCACGGGCTTTACCGGACCGTTCCAGGTTCGTTATGCCCTTGAGCGCGGACATAAGGTTACCGTTTTCAACCGGGGCAAGACGCATCCGGGTGAGCTGCCCGACGGGGTCGAACAACTGATCGGCGATCGTAACGGCCAGCTCGATGCCTTGAAAGATCGCAAATGGGATGTCGTAATCGATAACCCGACGTCTGTTCCCGTCTGGGTGCGTGATGCTGCCCAAGTCCTCAAAGGCAACGTGGAGCGCTACGTCTTTATCTCCACGATTTCCGTGTACGGCGATACCACGAAAGCGGGGATCGAAGAAAACGCGCCCCTTGCCAAATACACCGGCGCAGACGCCATGAAGGAATCGCGCGAAAGCATTATCGCGTCGAAATTCGCGTTATATGGACCGCTGAAGGCGCTGTCGGAGCAGGAGGCGGAGAAATGGTTCCCGAAACAGACCCTGATTGTTCGGCCGGGTCTGATTGTCGGGCCTCGTGATGAGACAGACCGGTTCACTTACTGGCCCGTGCGGATCGATCGCGGGGGAGAGGTTATGGCGCCGGGCGATCCCAGCGATCCGGTTCAGTTCATCGACGGGCGCGACCTGGCGGAGTGGGTCATTCGCATGGTGGAAAAACGCGAGACCGGCATCTATAACGCCACCGGCCCGGACAAGACCCTCGGAGTGGGCGCGATGCTCGAAGGAATCAAGAGCGCCAACAAATCGAGCGCGAATTTCACCTGGGTGAACACCGACTTTCTTGAAGCCGAGAAAGTCGCGCCGTGGTCGGACATGCCTGTCTGGGTGCCGCCCCGCGGCGAGGAGGCGGGAATGGGGCGAATCAGCATCAAAGCGGCTCTCGGCAAGGGACTAACTTTTCGTCCTCTCGCCGAGACAGCGCGGGATACGCTGGCCTGGTTCAAGTCGCAGCCGGCCGAGCGCCAGGCAAAGCTAAAGGCCGGGCTTTCGCCCGAGCGCGAAAAGGAAGTTCTCGCTGCCTGGCATAAGCGCCCCTCCTAG
- a CDS encoding ATP-binding protein: MRLPGLHSIHWKVFVFHLAVLILPLGYISWKVRSSIETSYLHSTEEGMIDTAAVVSELYARLHGEFGADSAKVAAELSRVYSNLNETYEIKARLFDFTRAEVDTRLLAYDSTGRVLFDTKGVATNQDFSKLEDVRHALSGHYGSRWELDKPHQRVNIYSTLPVFVDGKIVGAVSVSKSTNRIRNFISRSLAGFVLPGLIALILATAMAYVLSAYITRIIRDLASRAERVAAGEGNVRLETWTRSELGTLARAVERMREKLEGKAYVEEMATNLSHELKTPLAAIRGSAELLEGPASNDPAARAKFLTNIQSEVARLDRIVTELLKLSRIEAQPAATEVAPIDARPVAMEMVEMYQRRAADFGLKFNAKIPEDAMPVRVAEMQLKQLLTNLLDNALQFTAAGHAVRFRGRRREGVVEFEVSDEGAGIEPELLPKIFDRFFTTANPRTGNRGTGLGLAIAKSIATANGGRISVESEMGRGSTFAVTFPAA; the protein is encoded by the coding sequence ATGCGCCTGCCCGGTCTGCACAGTATTCACTGGAAGGTGTTCGTCTTTCACCTGGCGGTGTTGATCCTGCCGCTCGGTTACATTTCGTGGAAAGTGCGGTCGAGTATCGAGACGAGTTACCTCCACTCGACCGAGGAGGGAATGATCGATACCGCCGCGGTGGTCAGCGAATTGTACGCGCGCCTTCACGGGGAGTTCGGAGCTGATTCCGCGAAAGTAGCGGCGGAGCTGTCCCGGGTTTATTCGAACCTCAACGAGACTTACGAAATCAAGGCGCGGCTGTTCGACTTCACCCGGGCCGAGGTCGATACGCGACTGCTGGCATACGATTCCACTGGGCGTGTCCTTTTCGACACCAAAGGGGTCGCAACGAACCAGGATTTTTCGAAACTGGAGGATGTTCGCCATGCCTTGAGCGGCCACTACGGCTCCCGCTGGGAACTCGATAAGCCGCATCAGCGGGTAAACATTTACAGCACTCTGCCGGTGTTCGTGGACGGCAAAATTGTCGGCGCGGTCAGCGTTTCGAAATCGACCAACCGCATCCGGAATTTCATCTCGCGCTCGCTTGCGGGCTTCGTGCTGCCGGGGTTGATCGCGCTGATTCTGGCGACGGCGATGGCCTATGTCCTTTCGGCTTACATCACCCGGATCATCCGGGACTTGGCTTCGCGGGCGGAACGCGTGGCCGCCGGCGAAGGCAACGTGCGCCTGGAGACATGGACTCGGAGCGAGCTCGGCACCCTCGCGCGCGCAGTGGAGCGGATGCGGGAAAAGCTGGAAGGCAAAGCCTACGTCGAAGAAATGGCGACCAATCTTTCCCACGAATTGAAAACACCCCTGGCCGCGATCCGGGGCTCCGCAGAATTGCTGGAGGGGCCGGCGAGCAACGATCCGGCGGCGAGGGCGAAGTTCCTTACAAATATCCAAAGTGAGGTGGCGCGCCTCGATCGGATCGTAACCGAATTATTGAAGTTGTCGCGGATTGAGGCGCAGCCGGCGGCAACGGAAGTGGCGCCGATCGACGCCCGCCCGGTTGCCATGGAAATGGTGGAAATGTATCAGAGACGCGCCGCGGATTTTGGGCTGAAGTTCAATGCGAAAATTCCTGAGGACGCGATGCCGGTGCGAGTCGCGGAGATGCAATTGAAACAACTGCTCACGAACCTGCTCGATAACGCGCTTCAATTCACCGCGGCCGGGCATGCCGTTCGATTCCGCGGCCGCCGCCGGGAGGGCGTTGTCGAATTCGAGGTCAGCGACGAAGGAGCGGGAATCGAACCGGAACTCCTGCCGAAGATTTTCGATCGCTTCTTCACCACGGCGAATCCACGCACTGGGAATCGCGGCACCGGCCTCGGACTGGCGATCGCGAAATCCATTGCGACCGCCAATGGCGGCCGGATTTCCGTCGAGAGTGAAATGGGTCGCGGCAGCACCTTTGCGGTGACGTTTCCAGCGGCCTAG
- a CDS encoding aldo/keto reductase produces the protein MKAEKMSRREAARLLGRSAAGAILANTVLAAGKTNAMEKLSILERIIPSSKESVPVIGLGTWQAFDVGPNPAERGPLEEVMGLFVKLGGRIVDSSPMYGRAEQVVGEIATKLGLHKSLFLATKVWTTGKEQGIASMEKSLTKLQTKRIDLMQVHNLVDAATHLATLRDWKARDHTRYLGITHYTSSAYPEVAKLLRAEKVDFVQINYSLLEREAEREILPLAQERGVAVIVNRPFAGGNLFARVRQKPLPAWAAEFDCSSWAQFLLKWIIAHPAVTCAIPATSNARHLEDNMQGGVGNLPDTKMRQRMVETIERL, from the coding sequence ATGAAGGCCGAGAAAATGTCGCGCCGCGAAGCCGCCCGTTTGCTCGGTCGAAGCGCGGCGGGCGCAATTTTGGCGAACACCGTCCTCGCCGCCGGGAAAACGAACGCCATGGAAAAGCTCTCCATCCTGGAACGCATCATTCCCTCTTCGAAGGAATCGGTCCCGGTAATTGGCCTCGGCACGTGGCAGGCGTTTGACGTTGGGCCAAATCCCGCTGAACGCGGACCGCTCGAGGAGGTGATGGGCCTTTTCGTGAAACTGGGCGGCCGGATCGTGGATTCATCACCGATGTATGGCCGGGCCGAACAGGTCGTCGGCGAGATCGCCACGAAACTCGGATTACACAAATCGCTCTTCCTGGCGACGAAAGTATGGACGACCGGAAAAGAGCAAGGCATCGCCTCGATGGAAAAATCGCTCACGAAACTCCAGACGAAGCGCATCGATTTGATGCAGGTGCACAACCTGGTCGATGCCGCGACGCATCTCGCAACCTTGCGTGATTGGAAAGCTCGGGATCACACCCGTTACCTCGGAATCACTCACTACACTTCCAGCGCCTACCCGGAGGTAGCGAAGCTTCTTCGCGCAGAAAAGGTCGACTTCGTGCAGATCAACTATTCGCTTCTCGAACGCGAGGCCGAAAGGGAAATTCTACCCCTCGCCCAGGAACGCGGCGTTGCGGTCATCGTGAATCGCCCGTTTGCCGGTGGTAACCTCTTCGCTCGCGTCCGCCAGAAACCGCTGCCGGCGTGGGCCGCCGAATTCGACTGCTCTTCGTGGGCCCAGTTTCTTCTCAAGTGGATCATTGCTCATCCCGCAGTGACCTGCGCGATTCCCGCCACGAGCAACGCCCGTCACTTGGAAGACAACATGCAGGGCGGCGTCGGAAACCTACCTGACACAAAGATGAGGCAGCGCATGGTGGAGACGATTGAGCGGCTCTGA